A region of Sneathiella limimaris DNA encodes the following proteins:
- a CDS encoding SufE family protein, whose amino-acid sequence MAETVAPTQEIIQDFKDAFEFLEEWTDRYGYIIDLGKKLPPFPEELMVDENLMPGCQSRVWLISYMEGDRLRFKAASDAMIVSGLIALILGVYDNHTPQEILDTGSDFVEELGLQKHLSPSRSNGLHSLVKHVMAAAKRHAG is encoded by the coding sequence ATGGCTGAAACTGTGGCCCCGACCCAAGAGATTATTCAGGATTTTAAAGACGCGTTCGAATTCCTTGAGGAATGGACCGATCGCTATGGCTACATCATTGATCTTGGCAAGAAACTGCCCCCTTTTCCAGAAGAGTTGATGGTGGATGAAAACCTGATGCCGGGCTGCCAGTCTCGGGTTTGGCTGATTTCTTATATGGAAGGAGATCGGTTGCGGTTTAAGGCGGCAAGCGATGCGATGATTGTCAGCGGACTGATCGCCCTGATCCTCGGCGTTTATGACAATCATACACCCCAGGAAATTTTAGATACCGGCTCTGATTTCGTGGAAGAGCTGGGTCTTCAAAAACACCTGTCGCCCTCACGCAGCAATGGCCTTCATTCTTTGGTCAAGCATGTGATGGCGGCGGCCAAGCGGCACGCAGGCTAG
- a CDS encoding PAS domain S-box protein, with product MTSDGNLHTVLRDAVDRATDAIVIYGKDGNVLFCNRRFRDLYRYPEEFCSEDKTIVDLIRHDLQTGIVDPDQTSYMRNLDRETGEVSDGEPYSSYFLELTDGTQLHISEYELDDGSLVSIQRDVTDLKSQEKEARWNAELFRSAFNMNASICSLTEMETGRFLDVNQNWLKTIGFERSEVVGMTADELGLWAGHGGRDIFMQQIRENPKLRDFRTTVLGKEGQNIDIIMNSEVLEIDGLQYLYISCWDITEKLKTETELSLSRERLSDFNNISSDWYWETDCLLRYTYISPNVEETSGISPKDYLGSTVADVLGASGRNQAALRNIFGLMTDKKPFREHVVYRFNTKTGEKRWMRVSGLPFYDEHGRFAGYRGCTADVTDQVKLQERIKESQKLEAVGKLTGGVAHDFNNMLAVIQGNAEMVLEAIEQSHPELVNNLKAIMRASDRGATLTENMLAFSRIQQLDPKVVDLDQFVKAELETIRETMGADITIRTECDRQLWPCSVDAKKLENALINICLNAKDAMPEGGTLTLEARNMEVDETYALMEKEVEPGKYVSLIISDTGCGISPEKLHHVVEPFYTTKDMGSGAGLGLSMVYGFARQSKGNFSIYSEEGIGTTVRLLLPVAESVGATQGETQAVQD from the coding sequence ATGACGTCTGATGGCAACTTACATACCGTCCTTCGGGATGCTGTTGACCGGGCTACAGATGCAATTGTGATCTACGGTAAGGATGGCAACGTGCTGTTCTGCAACCGCAGATTCCGTGACCTTTACCGATATCCTGAAGAATTTTGCAGCGAGGATAAGACCATCGTGGATCTTATTCGCCATGATCTGCAAACTGGTATCGTCGACCCGGATCAAACTAGCTATATGCGTAATCTGGACCGCGAAACAGGTGAGGTCAGCGACGGTGAACCTTACTCCAGCTATTTTCTTGAACTGACGGATGGGACCCAGCTGCATATTTCAGAATATGAACTGGACGATGGCAGTCTTGTCAGTATTCAAAGAGACGTCACGGACCTGAAGAGCCAGGAGAAAGAAGCCCGCTGGAATGCGGAGCTATTCCGATCTGCATTTAACATGAATGCGAGTATCTGCTCACTGACTGAAATGGAGACAGGCCGGTTTTTGGACGTCAATCAGAATTGGCTTAAAACAATAGGGTTCGAGCGATCAGAAGTTGTCGGCATGACAGCTGATGAATTGGGTCTTTGGGCTGGACATGGTGGTCGCGACATTTTCATGCAGCAGATCCGGGAAAATCCAAAGCTGAGAGATTTCAGGACCACCGTGCTTGGAAAAGAAGGTCAGAACATCGATATCATCATGAACTCTGAGGTTCTGGAGATCGATGGGCTGCAATATCTGTATATTTCTTGTTGGGACATTACAGAGAAACTGAAGACAGAAACTGAGCTGTCTCTCAGCCGTGAGCGGCTTTCTGATTTTAACAATATCAGTTCGGACTGGTATTGGGAGACGGATTGTCTGTTACGCTACACCTACATCTCCCCAAATGTTGAGGAAACGTCCGGTATTTCTCCAAAAGATTATTTGGGGTCAACCGTAGCGGATGTGCTCGGCGCTAGTGGGCGAAATCAGGCGGCGCTACGCAATATTTTCGGGCTGATGACTGATAAAAAGCCGTTCCGCGAGCATGTTGTCTATCGCTTTAATACGAAGACAGGGGAAAAACGCTGGATGCGGGTCAGCGGATTACCTTTCTATGATGAGCATGGCCGGTTTGCGGGTTATCGCGGGTGTACTGCAGATGTCACTGATCAGGTCAAACTGCAGGAACGGATCAAGGAAAGCCAGAAGCTGGAAGCTGTCGGAAAATTAACCGGCGGCGTTGCCCATGATTTTAACAACATGCTGGCCGTGATCCAGGGGAATGCGGAAATGGTTCTGGAGGCGATTGAGCAAAGTCATCCAGAATTGGTCAATAATCTGAAGGCAATTATGCGCGCCTCAGATCGGGGTGCGACCCTAACAGAGAATATGCTCGCCTTCTCCCGTATTCAGCAGCTGGATCCGAAGGTTGTGGATCTGGATCAATTTGTGAAGGCAGAGCTGGAGACCATTCGGGAGACTATGGGAGCTGATATCACAATCCGAACAGAATGTGACAGGCAGCTATGGCCGTGTTCAGTCGATGCGAAGAAACTTGAAAACGCCTTGATCAATATTTGCCTGAACGCAAAGGACGCCATGCCCGAGGGCGGGACGCTGACTCTTGAAGCGCGTAACATGGAAGTTGATGAGACTTATGCGTTGATGGAAAAAGAGGTTGAGCCAGGAAAATATGTCTCCCTGATCATCAGTGATACAGGCTGTGGCATTTCCCCTGAAAAACTCCATCACGTGGTTGAGCCCTTTTATACCACCAAGGATATGGGGAGTGGCGCTGGATTAGGCCTTAGCATGGTTTATGGGTTCGCCCGTCAATCCAAGGGGAATTTCTCTATTTACTCAGAGGAAGGGATTGGAACAACAGTCCGTCTGTTGCTGCCAGTTGCTGAGAGCGTCGGAGCGACACAAGGTGAAACGCAAGCAGTTCAAGACTAA